The Spiroplasma endosymbiont of Atherix ibis nucleotide sequence AAAGTAGAAGAAGTTGACTCTTTTTTAGATATGATTGCAGAAGATTATAAAACATTTTTAGATAGAGAAATTAAAAAAGATGAAAAAATAGCTCTTTTAGAAGAAGAAGTTAAGAGAGTAACCAATGATTTAAAACATACACTTGCTAACTTAAAACTTACAGAAAATCAAATTGAAGAATTAGCAAGAAAAGGACTTAATAGTTCAGATCTTATTAAAAGAATCTCTAATTTAGAAAAAGATACATATAATAAATAATTTGGTATAAAATAAAGATTGAGATTAAATCTGAATCAACTGCTATATTTGTAAAATAATATAGAGGAAACTCCACGCTTGCACATTCTGAGATGAATGTAGTGATTGTGCTAGAGGAAAAAATAACTCTATGTACCAATTTTATTGGTAACGACTTAAGTAAAGTCTAAGGGTATTTATACCTATGATAAGCTTTTTAAAGTGCCACAGAGACGATTAACTAGA carries:
- a CDS encoding DivIVA domain-containing protein → MADYIKLSKQDILDKDFEVEYKGYKVEEVDSFLDMIAEDYKTFLDREIKKDEKIALLEEEVKRVTNDLKHTLANLKLTENQIEELARKGLNSSDLIKRISNLEKDTYNK